One stretch of Corynebacterium callunae DSM 20147 DNA includes these proteins:
- a CDS encoding DUF2975 domain-containing protein, with protein MLLLIKLITDSSNGGELSPLPLIILVSLLILLMGLVEFVIFCIFKLLNLVHRDEIFDQQAIAWVDRVTASIAIAAFVVLPMAYIGAELDDAPGMVIVGLVVAMLVMGAALLVNIMRMLFARAIGFSTELEAVI; from the coding sequence GTGCTGCTGCTAATAAAGCTCATTACTGATTCCTCAAACGGCGGTGAGCTCTCTCCCCTGCCGCTGATCATTTTGGTGAGCCTGCTTATTCTCCTGATGGGCCTGGTGGAGTTTGTGATCTTCTGCATCTTCAAACTGCTCAACCTGGTTCACCGTGATGAGATCTTTGATCAACAAGCAATTGCGTGGGTGGATCGAGTAACCGCTTCCATCGCCATTGCTGCCTTTGTGGTGCTGCCCATGGCTTATATTGGCGCCGAGCTTGATGATGCACCTGGCATGGTGATTGTGGGCCTGGTGGTGGCAATGCTCGTGATGGGTGCAGCACTGCTGGTCAACATCATGCGCATGCTATTTGCCCGTGCCATTGGCTTCTCCACTGAACTGGAAGCGGTGATCTAA
- a CDS encoding type II toxin-antitoxin system HicA family toxin yields MTKPMKYRDLVRLLKNAGFVFAREGKGDHEVWEHPELSRPVILTQTREISPAVTRIALKAIEQLSKNA; encoded by the coding sequence ATGACTAAGCCGATGAAGTATCGGGATCTGGTGAGACTACTCAAAAATGCGGGATTTGTATTTGCGCGTGAAGGAAAAGGGGATCATGAAGTTTGGGAACATCCAGAGTTATCCCGCCCTGTGATTCTGACTCAAACTCGTGAAATATCTCCCGCGGTTACTCGCATTGCACTAAAAGCAATTGAGCAGTTAAGTAAAAACGCCTAA
- the serA gene encoding phosphoglycerate dehydrogenase, whose protein sequence is MSQNGRPVVLIADKLAQSTVDALGDAVEVRWVDGPNRPALLEAVKEADALLVRSATTVDADVIAAAPNLKIVGRAGVGLDNVDIPAATAAGVMVANAPTSNIHSACEHAISLLLSTARQIPAADATLRQGEWKRSSFNGVEIFGKTIGIVGFGHIGQLFAQRLAAFETEIIAYDPYANPARAAQLGVELVELEELMGRADFVTIHLPKTKETAGMFNAELLAKSKKGQIIINAARGGLVDEQALADAIESGHIRGAGFDVYSTEPCTDSPLFKLPQVVVTPHLGASTEEAQDRAGTDVADSVLKALAGEFVADAVNVSGGRVGEEVAVWLDLARKLGLLAGKLVDTAPVAIEVEARGELSTEQVDALGLSAVRGLFSGIIEESVTFVNAPRIAEERGLEVTVKTNSESVTHRSVLQVKVITGEGTSATVVGALTGLDRVEKITRINGRGLDLRAEGLNLFLQYTDAPGALGTVGTKLGAAGINIAAAALTQAEKGDGAVLILRVESEVPEALVAEIDAELGATSFLISLD, encoded by the coding sequence GTGAGCCAGAATGGCCGTCCGGTAGTCCTTATCGCCGACAAGCTAGCGCAGTCAACTGTTGACGCGCTTGGAGATGCAGTAGAAGTCCGTTGGGTTGACGGACCTAACCGCCCAGCACTACTTGAAGCAGTTAAGGAAGCTGACGCACTGCTCGTGCGCTCTGCTACCACGGTTGATGCAGATGTCATCGCCGCTGCCCCAAACTTGAAGATTGTCGGCCGTGCAGGCGTGGGCCTGGATAATGTTGACATCCCTGCAGCAACCGCTGCCGGTGTCATGGTTGCAAATGCACCAACCTCCAACATCCACTCCGCATGTGAGCACGCAATCTCTTTGCTGCTTTCCACCGCACGCCAGATTCCAGCTGCTGACGCCACCCTGCGTCAGGGCGAATGGAAGCGCTCCTCCTTCAACGGTGTTGAGATCTTCGGCAAGACCATCGGTATCGTTGGCTTTGGCCACATCGGTCAGCTTTTCGCTCAGCGTCTCGCAGCATTTGAGACCGAGATTATCGCTTATGACCCATACGCAAACCCAGCTCGCGCAGCGCAGCTTGGTGTAGAGCTCGTCGAACTTGAAGAGCTTATGGGCCGCGCTGACTTTGTCACCATTCACCTTCCAAAGACCAAGGAAACTGCTGGCATGTTCAATGCTGAGCTGTTGGCTAAGTCCAAGAAGGGCCAGATCATCATCAACGCCGCACGTGGTGGCCTTGTTGATGAGCAGGCATTGGCTGATGCAATCGAGTCAGGCCACATCCGTGGCGCTGGCTTCGACGTTTACTCCACCGAGCCTTGCACCGACTCCCCATTGTTCAAGCTGCCACAGGTTGTAGTTACCCCTCACTTGGGTGCTTCCACCGAGGAAGCTCAGGACCGTGCCGGCACCGACGTTGCTGACTCCGTACTCAAGGCACTTGCCGGCGAGTTCGTTGCAGATGCAGTTAACGTTTCCGGTGGCCGTGTTGGCGAAGAAGTTGCTGTATGGCTTGACCTGGCTCGCAAGCTTGGTCTGCTGGCTGGCAAGCTCGTTGACACCGCTCCTGTGGCTATCGAGGTTGAAGCTCGTGGTGAGCTTTCCACCGAGCAGGTTGACGCACTTGGACTGTCCGCTGTACGTGGCCTCTTCTCCGGAATCATTGAAGAATCAGTTACCTTCGTTAACGCCCCTCGCATCGCTGAAGAGCGTGGCCTCGAAGTTACCGTTAAGACCAACTCCGAGTCCGTAACCCACCGCTCCGTGCTGCAGGTTAAGGTCATCACCGGCGAAGGCACCTCCGCAACTGTCGTTGGCGCACTCACCGGCCTGGATCGTGTTGAGAAGATCACCCGCATCAACGGCCGTGGACTTGATCTACGCGCTGAGGGCTTGAACCTCTTCCTGCAGTACACCGACGCCCCAGGTGCTTTGGGTACCGTTGGCACCAAGTTGGGTGCAGCTGGCATCAACATCGCTGCTGCAGCTTTGACCCAGGCTGAAAAGGGCGACGGCGCAGTTCTTATCCTGCGTGTTGAGTCCGAGGTTCCAGAAGCTCTCGTTGCTGAAATCGACGCAGAGCTGGGCGCTACCTCCTTCCTCATTAGCCTGGATTAA
- a CDS encoding fumarylacetoacetate hydrolase family protein: MRFGRIATPDGMCFCTIEGEGDDVANLTAREIEGTPFTEPKYTGKEWPLKEVRLLAPMLPSKVVAIGRNYADHVAEVFKKSAESLPPTLFLKPPTSVTGPESPIRIPSFATKVEFEGELAVVIGKPCKNVKAADWKSVVLGFTIINDVSSRDLQFADGQWARAKGIDTFGPIGPWIQTDLNSIDLDDLPIKARLTHEGVTELKQDSNSSQMIMKMGEIIEFITASMTLLPGDVIATGSPAGTEAMVHGDYIEIEIPGIGKLGNPIVNA, translated from the coding sequence ATGCGTTTTGGAAGAATTGCCACCCCAGATGGAATGTGTTTTTGCACGATTGAGGGCGAAGGAGATGATGTAGCAAATCTCACCGCTCGTGAGATCGAGGGAACTCCCTTCACCGAACCTAAGTACACCGGCAAGGAATGGCCACTAAAGGAGGTGCGCCTGCTTGCGCCAATGTTGCCAAGCAAGGTTGTTGCGATTGGTCGCAACTATGCCGATCACGTGGCTGAGGTCTTTAAGAAGTCCGCTGAATCATTGCCACCAACTTTGTTCCTCAAGCCTCCAACATCTGTGACCGGCCCTGAGTCACCTATCCGTATCCCTTCCTTTGCCACCAAGGTGGAATTTGAGGGCGAACTCGCCGTTGTCATTGGCAAGCCATGCAAGAATGTCAAGGCAGCTGACTGGAAGTCCGTCGTTCTAGGCTTCACCATCATTAACGATGTCTCCTCGCGTGACCTGCAGTTCGCCGATGGACAGTGGGCTCGCGCCAAGGGTATTGATACCTTCGGCCCCATCGGACCATGGATCCAGACTGACCTCAACTCCATCGATCTAGATGATCTTCCTATCAAAGCCCGCCTCACCCACGAGGGCGTTACCGAGCTTAAACAGGACTCCAACTCCTCCCAGATGATCATGAAGATGGGCGAGATTATCGAATTCATCACCGCCTCCATGACCCTTTTGCCAGGCGACGTCATCGCAACCGGCTCCCCAGCCGGCACCGAAGCAATGGTTCATGGCGACTACATCGAGATCGAAATCCCAGGCATCGGCAAGCTGGGTAACCCGATTGTGAACGCATAA
- a CDS encoding SRPBCC family protein, whose product MPFPALLIPLIFWTAIAAFSSWAVSRALPLRASHTITINAPVEKVWELVSDPQRVAEWNEHIVYARPKDKIAAGTRLIMKAKHPEAPHLNARLRPQIEVFEPNTEVTWKAKIIAPWVLSVSDSTTLRAVDENHTEVTQAMAFSGFLSPGVPFLTSIENIKETSNKKLKALLEA is encoded by the coding sequence ATGCCTTTTCCAGCGCTGCTTATTCCACTTATTTTTTGGACGGCGATTGCGGCATTTTCATCGTGGGCGGTGAGCCGTGCACTGCCGCTGCGTGCGAGCCACACCATCACTATTAACGCTCCGGTGGAAAAGGTATGGGAACTGGTCAGTGATCCACAGCGGGTGGCGGAGTGGAATGAGCATATTGTGTATGCGCGCCCCAAGGATAAGATCGCAGCCGGCACGCGCTTGATCATGAAGGCGAAGCATCCCGAGGCGCCACATCTTAACGCGCGGCTGCGCCCGCAGATTGAGGTTTTTGAGCCCAATACGGAGGTAACCTGGAAGGCCAAGATTATTGCGCCATGGGTGCTTTCTGTTAGTGATTCCACCACCTTGCGCGCGGTAGATGAAAACCATACCGAGGTAACGCAGGCGATGGCTTTTAGTGGCTTCCTCTCCCCTGGTGTGCCATTTTTGACCAGCATTGAAAACATTAAAGAGACTTCAAATAAGAAGCTAAAAGCACTGTTAGAGGCCTAA
- a CDS encoding DUF294 nucleotidyltransferase-like domain-containing protein — MSVELEEIRDFLAGFDPFAQLPKEELEQLPARMTMQYFRRGEEIIAFNKPNDRMGVIRSGAVDVLEEEGVLLDRRDAGRCFGYSTMGHDPIARYSMVAVEDSLILFLDRAEFSGLAERNPELKRYFSSWSKRIRAAADQLRQESSTKVLRNKLGDFKIANPVSCQPDTSIRDAAIKMDQFGVSSLIVQIDGELHGIVTDRDMRSRVVAHNLNVELPVQEIMTANPRCATSEDLAFEAMLLMAELRIHHLPVVDAGKISGIVTAADIMRLMRHDPIYLTADLSRKNTVEELADTFKTAAEVASRFVDRGASAQEISSLITVAADSLTRRLLQLGEEKFGAPPIPYCFVAVGSQGRKEMGLASDQDNALVLDDSFEEALHGPYFAQLAKFVCSGLDQAGQVFCPGDMMASNPQWRKTHAEWIDTFHQWITAPEPDALLHAQTFFDFRGIFGEISMATDVHQAAVDMAQGARRLHAHLATLAARRDPPLGFFRGLVVERSGEYGATLNVKKGGTAGIVQMARLYSLATGNTAIGTRDRLMAAAGHGQVSTQGAQDLLDAFDFLNSIAFQHQSRLIKAGESPNYHIDPKTLSKMDREHLRDAFSIIKSMQSALATKYPVRTI, encoded by the coding sequence ATGTCGGTTGAACTCGAGGAGATCCGGGACTTTCTAGCTGGTTTTGATCCTTTTGCGCAGCTGCCCAAAGAAGAATTGGAGCAGCTGCCAGCACGAATGACCATGCAATATTTCCGTCGCGGGGAAGAAATTATAGCCTTCAACAAACCCAATGACCGCATGGGAGTTATCCGCTCTGGTGCGGTAGATGTTTTGGAAGAAGAAGGCGTCCTGCTTGATCGCCGCGATGCCGGGCGCTGCTTTGGCTATTCCACCATGGGCCATGATCCTATCGCTCGTTATAGCATGGTGGCCGTTGAAGATAGCCTCATTCTCTTTTTAGATCGTGCGGAATTTAGCGGGCTGGCCGAAAGAAATCCTGAGCTTAAGCGTTATTTTTCCAGTTGGTCCAAAAGAATCCGCGCGGCAGCTGACCAACTGCGTCAAGAATCCAGCACTAAAGTCCTGCGCAATAAATTAGGCGATTTTAAGATCGCCAATCCAGTGAGCTGCCAACCAGATACCAGCATTCGCGATGCCGCCATAAAGATGGATCAATTCGGCGTGTCTTCATTGATTGTGCAAATCGACGGAGAACTCCACGGCATTGTCACCGACCGAGATATGCGCAGTAGAGTAGTGGCCCACAACTTAAATGTGGAACTGCCGGTGCAAGAAATTATGACAGCCAATCCCCGCTGCGCCACTTCAGAGGATTTAGCATTTGAGGCGATGCTTTTGATGGCAGAGCTGCGCATTCATCACCTGCCCGTTGTGGATGCAGGCAAAATCTCCGGGATTGTTACGGCCGCCGACATTATGCGCCTGATGCGGCATGACCCGATTTATCTCACAGCAGATCTATCGCGCAAAAACACTGTGGAAGAACTTGCCGATACCTTCAAAACTGCAGCCGAGGTGGCGTCGCGTTTTGTGGATCGTGGCGCATCTGCTCAAGAAATCAGCAGCCTCATTACCGTTGCAGCTGATTCCTTGACCAGACGTTTACTGCAACTTGGCGAGGAAAAATTTGGTGCCCCACCTATTCCTTATTGTTTTGTGGCGGTTGGGTCCCAAGGTCGCAAAGAAATGGGACTGGCTTCCGATCAAGATAATGCGCTAGTGCTGGATGATTCTTTTGAGGAAGCTCTGCATGGACCTTATTTTGCACAGCTTGCCAAATTTGTATGCAGTGGACTCGACCAAGCGGGACAAGTTTTTTGCCCCGGCGACATGATGGCAAGCAATCCTCAGTGGCGTAAAACACACGCCGAGTGGATTGATACCTTCCATCAGTGGATTACAGCTCCCGAACCAGATGCCCTTTTACATGCCCAAACCTTCTTTGATTTCCGCGGAATCTTTGGAGAAATCTCCATGGCAACAGATGTTCATCAAGCTGCAGTGGATATGGCACAAGGTGCGCGTAGGCTACATGCTCACTTAGCAACCTTGGCAGCTAGACGTGATCCACCGCTGGGATTTTTCCGCGGTTTAGTAGTGGAACGCTCCGGTGAATACGGCGCCACACTAAATGTGAAAAAGGGCGGAACCGCTGGGATTGTGCAGATGGCCAGGCTCTATTCATTGGCTACCGGCAACACAGCTATTGGAACCAGAGATCGTTTAATGGCAGCAGCTGGACACGGTCAGGTATCTACTCAAGGTGCTCAAGACCTACTTGATGCCTTTGATTTCCTCAATTCCATTGCTTTCCAGCATCAGTCACGGCTGATTAAGGCAGGTGAAAGCCCGAACTATCATATTGATCCCAAGACGTTGAGCAAGATGGATCGGGAACATTTGCGCGATGCCTTTAGCATTATAAAGTCCATGCAATCGGCGCTGGCCACCAAATATCCGGTGCGGACAATCTAA
- a CDS encoding isochorismate synthase gives MSVHRDPAAPPTAPDFLLSRGHGSIRTQGSVETFTDAWAAVNALKEGRVPLVVGALPFDRDKAAALTVPKTVIREEGPLEPHSYYRFGPGSVLSAEVAGVDPSPLEHLRRVNAAIATIKKTPLQKVVLARAVDISFNPPVDPLLVAARLIDNSHNKDGFIADLTPAGPEFAGHMLVGSSPEVLIKRQGSTVSAYPLAGSAPRLSDPVRDLEQGQSLLSSTKNLEEHSYVVNHLRAVLEPLCERVDILDTPELTKTNEMWHLATPVVGTLKDPATSALELALLVHPTPAICGTPTDAAEGLIKTAESPRNFYAGAVGWCDSTGDGEYMVAIRCAEVSGDGTHARAWAGGGIVADSDAQQEFDETTAKLRTIMRSLGL, from the coding sequence ATGTCTGTCCACCGCGATCCCGCCGCCCCGCCAACAGCACCAGATTTTTTGCTTTCCCGAGGTCACGGCTCTATTCGCACCCAGGGTTCAGTGGAAACCTTCACCGATGCTTGGGCTGCGGTAAACGCTCTAAAAGAAGGCCGGGTGCCACTTGTTGTCGGCGCCCTGCCCTTTGATCGCGATAAGGCCGCGGCCTTGACCGTTCCCAAAACGGTCATCCGCGAAGAGGGCCCGCTGGAGCCCCACTCCTATTACCGATTCGGCCCAGGGTCAGTGTTGAGTGCCGAGGTTGCAGGCGTCGATCCCTCACCGCTTGAGCATTTACGACGCGTAAACGCAGCCATTGCAACCATTAAAAAGACACCCTTGCAAAAGGTCGTTTTGGCGCGCGCGGTGGACATCAGCTTTAATCCCCCGGTTGATCCATTGCTGGTAGCAGCTCGTTTGATTGATAATTCCCACAACAAAGATGGCTTTATTGCTGATCTCACCCCAGCCGGCCCGGAATTTGCAGGCCATATGCTGGTGGGCTCCTCCCCCGAGGTCTTGATCAAGCGCCAGGGCTCTACTGTGAGTGCCTATCCCCTAGCAGGCTCTGCCCCACGCCTTAGCGATCCAGTACGCGATCTCGAACAAGGCCAAAGCCTGCTTTCCAGTACCAAGAATTTGGAAGAACACAGCTATGTGGTTAACCATTTGCGCGCGGTTCTAGAGCCCTTGTGTGAACGCGTGGATATTTTAGACACCCCAGAACTCACCAAAACAAATGAGATGTGGCACCTGGCAACTCCTGTGGTTGGCACTCTAAAAGATCCCGCCACCAGCGCTTTGGAGCTTGCGCTTTTGGTGCACCCCACACCGGCAATTTGTGGCACCCCCACCGATGCCGCCGAAGGCCTCATCAAAACTGCGGAATCTCCCCGCAACTTCTATGCCGGAGCCGTTGGCTGGTGCGATTCCACTGGCGACGGCGAATATATGGTTGCTATCCGCTGCGCCGAGGTTTCTGGCGATGGAACTCATGCCCGAGCTTGGGCCGGCGGCGGAATTGTGGCTGATTCCGATGCTCAACAAGAGTTCGACGAGACCACTGCGAAGCTACGCACCATCATGAGGTCGCTCGGACTCTAG
- a CDS encoding helix-turn-helix domain-containing protein, with the protein MAIIVDIDVMLAKRKMGVGELANLIGITPANLSVLKNGRAKAIRFSTLEAICRELQCQPGDILRFSED; encoded by the coding sequence ATGGCGATCATCGTGGATATTGATGTGATGCTGGCCAAAAGGAAAATGGGCGTGGGTGAGCTGGCCAACCTCATCGGGATTACTCCGGCCAATTTGTCCGTACTTAAAAACGGGCGCGCAAAGGCTATTCGTTTTAGCACCTTGGAGGCTATTTGTCGGGAGCTTCAGTGTCAGCCCGGAGATATTCTGCGTTTTTCTGAGGATTAA
- a CDS encoding class I SAM-dependent methyltransferase — protein MHSHQGSPYDDVSPEMMEDRYNSADQVWSGNPNQVLLRHFSDVKATGTALDIGCGEGADVVWLAKQGFQVTGIDFAPTAVARTKELVDANSLSAEVLDVSFTEFAIESGRQFDLVTCSYGQIPANETSLAQLESLVAPGGSLFVTHHDFESETMMTTRWLGSHLSSDFTVEVLDAFDRDLKTGAGAHHHVDIVLLAVKAK, from the coding sequence ATGCATTCCCATCAGGGCAGTCCTTATGATGACGTCTCCCCGGAGATGATGGAGGACCGCTACAACTCCGCCGATCAGGTCTGGAGCGGCAACCCCAACCAGGTCCTACTGCGCCATTTCAGCGACGTTAAAGCAACCGGCACCGCGCTCGATATCGGGTGCGGCGAGGGCGCCGACGTAGTCTGGCTGGCAAAACAGGGCTTTCAGGTAACAGGCATTGATTTTGCCCCCACCGCCGTAGCACGCACCAAAGAGCTTGTCGACGCAAACTCGCTTTCGGCGGAAGTCCTCGACGTTTCTTTTACGGAATTTGCCATTGAGTCCGGCCGCCAATTTGACCTGGTGACCTGCTCTTATGGACAAATCCCAGCCAATGAAACCTCCCTTGCGCAGCTAGAAAGCTTAGTTGCACCAGGCGGCTCACTTTTTGTCACCCATCATGACTTCGAATCCGAGACCATGATGACCACCCGCTGGCTTGGATCGCACCTCAGTAGCGATTTCACCGTCGAGGTTTTAGATGCCTTTGATCGTGATCTTAAAACTGGTGCCGGCGCCCATCATCATGTTGATATTGTTTTGCTCGCTGTGAAGGCTAAATAA
- a CDS encoding 3-isopropylmalate dehydrogenase, which produces MKLAVIGGDGIGPEVTAEALKVLNVVRDDIETTDYDLGARRYLKNGELLTDEDLASLREHDAILLGAIGAPDSVPPGVLERGLLLKMRFALDHHVNLRPSKLFDGVESPLRNPGKIDFVVVREGTEGAYTGNGGAIRVGTPHEIANETSVNTRYGAERVIRYAFELAQSRSKKLTLVHKTNVLVHGGGLWQRTVNEVAKEYPEVAVDYNHIDAATIYLVTDPSRFDVIVTDNLFGDILTDEAGAISGGIGLAASGNIDATGTNPSMFEPVHGSAPDIAGQGIADPTAAILSAAMLLRHVGDEDNAVRIEKAVAADVANRDNTQPISTTAVGDRIAAALQA; this is translated from the coding sequence ATGAAACTTGCTGTTATTGGTGGCGATGGAATCGGCCCCGAGGTTACCGCTGAAGCCCTTAAGGTTCTCAACGTTGTCCGCGACGACATTGAGACCACCGACTACGATCTCGGCGCCCGCCGCTACCTCAAAAACGGTGAGTTGCTTACCGACGAAGACCTCGCATCATTGCGCGAACATGATGCCATTTTGCTGGGCGCCATTGGCGCACCTGATTCCGTCCCACCGGGAGTACTTGAGCGTGGCCTGCTGCTGAAGATGCGCTTTGCCCTCGACCACCACGTTAACCTGCGCCCTTCAAAGCTTTTCGACGGAGTGGAGTCTCCACTGCGCAACCCTGGAAAGATCGACTTTGTGGTTGTTCGTGAAGGAACCGAAGGCGCATACACCGGCAATGGTGGCGCAATCCGCGTTGGCACCCCACACGAAATTGCCAACGAGACCTCTGTAAACACCCGTTATGGTGCAGAGCGCGTTATCCGCTACGCCTTTGAACTGGCTCAGTCCCGTTCCAAGAAGCTCACTTTGGTCCACAAGACCAACGTGCTAGTTCACGGCGGTGGACTGTGGCAGCGCACTGTTAATGAAGTTGCCAAGGAATACCCAGAGGTAGCAGTGGATTATAACCACATCGACGCTGCCACTATTTACCTGGTTACCGACCCTTCCCGCTTTGACGTTATTGTCACCGATAATCTCTTCGGCGATATCCTCACCGATGAGGCAGGCGCAATTTCCGGCGGCATTGGACTTGCAGCCTCTGGCAATATTGACGCCACCGGCACCAACCCATCTATGTTCGAGCCGGTTCACGGCTCTGCACCAGATATTGCTGGTCAGGGCATTGCGGATCCAACCGCAGCTATCCTTTCTGCTGCGATGTTGCTGCGTCACGTCGGCGATGAGGACAATGCAGTCCGCATTGAAAAGGCTGTGGCAGCAGATGTGGCAAACCGCGACAACACTCAGCCAATTTCCACCACTGCAGTTGGCGATCGTATTGCTGCAGCTCTGCAGGCCTAA
- a CDS encoding exonuclease domain-containing protein has protein sequence MFGAPKSKRKIRRATGALQEFYQQPCPAASTSLKELPLLAVDVETTGLKPSEHQIVSIGWVPINGFEIDLGGAGYVVIRGSEGFSVGSSATIHQLTDDEIAAGIDLEKALEKFLQALQGRALLAHFAVIEKDFISRACEQIFQAPLEVPIVDTFAMERTHMEKMSTYPRGEDLRLARVRTRYGLPNYSNHHALTDALACAELYLAQTRQGRAQTLKDLRS, from the coding sequence ATGTTCGGCGCTCCCAAATCTAAAAGGAAAATTAGGCGCGCCACCGGCGCCTTGCAGGAGTTTTATCAACAACCCTGCCCGGCGGCGTCGACAAGCTTAAAAGAGTTACCCCTGCTGGCGGTGGATGTGGAGACCACGGGGTTGAAACCCAGTGAACATCAGATTGTGTCGATTGGGTGGGTGCCGATTAATGGTTTTGAAATTGACCTTGGCGGTGCCGGGTATGTGGTGATTCGTGGCAGTGAGGGATTTTCTGTGGGTTCCTCGGCCACGATTCATCAGCTCACCGATGATGAAATCGCTGCTGGAATTGACCTTGAGAAAGCCCTGGAAAAATTTTTGCAAGCTTTGCAAGGGAGGGCGCTTTTGGCGCATTTTGCAGTGATCGAAAAGGATTTCATTTCCCGGGCCTGTGAGCAAATTTTTCAAGCGCCTTTGGAAGTACCCATCGTGGATACCTTTGCCATGGAACGTACCCACATGGAGAAGATGTCCACTTATCCCCGGGGCGAGGATCTGCGATTGGCCCGCGTGCGAACCCGTTATGGATTGCCCAATTATTCCAATCACCATGCCCTTACTGATGCGCTGGCCTGCGCAGAGTTGTATTTGGCGCAAACTAGGCAGGGTAGGGCACAGACACTTAAAGATCTGCGTTCCTAG
- the gltX gene encoding glutamate--tRNA ligase, whose amino-acid sequence MTDVRVRFCPSPTGTPHVGLVRTALFNWAYARHTGGKLIFRIEDTDAARDSEESYAAIIDSLRWLGINWDEGVEIGGPHEPYRQSQRKEIYQDVLKKLIDAGEVYPAYSTAEEVEERHKAAGRDPKLGYDNFDRELTEEQVAAFEAEGRKPVWRLRMPDQDWKWNDLVRGEVEFKSFTQPDFVVARSNGEPLYTLVNPVDDALMEINCVLRGEDLLPSTPRQLALYEALKRIGVAKETPRFGHLPFVMGEGNKKLSKRDPQSSLFNHRDNGIIPEGMLNYLALLGWSLSADQDIFSIDELVANFDVADVLGNPARFDQKKLESINADHIRLLEPADFEQRLRAYMTEYTEFPADYPAEKFAIAAELVQTRIKVLSEAWDLLKFLVIADEDLVLNEKAAKKNLKETAIEPLDAGIAALEAVEEWTTANIEAALHKALIEDLELKPRVAFGALRMGISGEAISPPLFESMELLGKESTMVRLRAARAQTPYQAAE is encoded by the coding sequence ATGACTGATGTTCGTGTTCGTTTCTGCCCGTCTCCCACCGGTACCCCACACGTTGGACTTGTGCGCACTGCACTTTTCAACTGGGCATATGCCCGCCACACCGGTGGCAAGCTGATTTTCCGCATTGAAGATACCGATGCTGCGCGCGATTCCGAGGAATCCTACGCTGCCATCATTGATTCCCTGCGTTGGTTGGGAATCAACTGGGATGAAGGTGTTGAAATTGGTGGCCCACATGAGCCCTACCGCCAGTCTCAGCGCAAGGAAATCTACCAGGACGTACTGAAGAAGCTTATCGACGCAGGCGAGGTTTACCCTGCGTACTCCACTGCGGAGGAAGTAGAAGAGCGTCACAAGGCTGCAGGCCGCGATCCTAAGCTTGGCTATGACAACTTCGACCGCGAGCTTACTGAGGAGCAGGTTGCAGCTTTTGAAGCTGAGGGACGCAAGCCAGTGTGGCGTCTGCGCATGCCTGATCAGGACTGGAAGTGGAATGACCTCGTCCGCGGCGAGGTGGAGTTTAAGTCCTTCACCCAGCCTGACTTTGTGGTTGCCCGTTCCAATGGTGAGCCTTTGTACACCCTGGTGAATCCAGTTGATGATGCTCTAATGGAGATTAACTGCGTGCTCCGTGGCGAGGACCTGCTTCCCTCCACCCCACGCCAGCTGGCTCTTTATGAGGCATTGAAGCGCATCGGCGTTGCCAAGGAAACCCCACGGTTTGGCCACCTGCCATTCGTGATGGGCGAGGGCAATAAGAAGCTCTCCAAGCGCGATCCGCAGTCCAGCCTGTTCAATCACCGTGATAACGGCATCATCCCTGAGGGCATGCTGAACTACCTGGCTTTGCTGGGCTGGTCACTGTCTGCTGATCAGGACATCTTTAGCATTGATGAGCTAGTTGCCAACTTCGATGTGGCTGACGTTTTGGGTAACCCTGCACGTTTTGACCAGAAGAAGCTGGAATCCATCAACGCAGACCACATCCGTCTGCTGGAGCCTGCCGATTTTGAACAGCGTCTGCGCGCCTACATGACCGAGTACACCGAATTCCCAGCCGACTACCCAGCTGAGAAGTTCGCGATCGCTGCGGAGCTAGTACAGACCCGCATCAAGGTTTTGAGCGAGGCTTGGGACCTGCTGAAGTTCCTGGTCATTGCTGATGAAGATCTTGTGCTTAACGAGAAGGCCGCCAAGAAGAACCTCAAGGAAACCGCCATCGAGCCACTTGATGCCGGCATCGCTGCTTTGGAAGCAGTGGAGGAGTGGACCACCGCAAACATTGAGGCCGCGCTGCACAAGGCCCTCATTGAGGATCTAGAGCTCAAGCCACGTGTTGCCTTCGGCGCATTGCGCATGGGTATTTCCGGCGAGGCTATCTCCCCACCATTGTTTGAGTCCATGGAGCTTTTGGGTAAGGAATCCACCATGGTTCGCCTGCGCGCCGCCCGCGCTCAGACTCCTTATCAGGCAGCGGAGTAA